In Chiroxiphia lanceolata isolate bChiLan1 chromosome 2, bChiLan1.pri, whole genome shotgun sequence, a single genomic region encodes these proteins:
- the DNAJC28 gene encoding dnaJ homolog subfamily C member 28 — translation MLTNTMGHRFLAQGAVIPRKLKPFLCRMLSGYKPKGDVKDSYKILELEEGCSLDEVRNSYRTLAKKYHPDSSSSAADPAAFIRVEEAYRVVLNDVAAKQKPGEDSEEEEDQFKCKSLQHRHYLSFEGVGIGTPSQREKQYMQFRVDRATEQVLEYRQHRLGSSYAETDLMRARDVRESKKVKITQAVERLVEDLIQESMAKGDFDNLRGKGKPLQKFSDCPHIDPMTHNLNRILIDNGYQPEWILLQKEIRETIERLRKSVVASRRKLGEPMTPLEQKQWSRVCEQFVEDIRKLNKRVDNFNLVVPILSRQMVHFSPEKEIVRAQNTYEALVEKASHPDTKESQGEDGKRFGWKSSLFKWLNFTLK, via the coding sequence ATGCTGACCAACACCATGGGGCACCGtttcctggcacagggagccGTGATCCCAAGGAAGCTGAAGCCGTTTCTCTGCAGGATGTTGTCGGGTTACAAACCCAAAGGCGACGTCAAGGACTCTTACAAAATCCTGGAGCTTGAGGAAGGATGTTCCCTCGACGAGGTGAGGAACTCGTACCGAACCCTCGCCAAAAAGTACCACCCCGACAGCAGCTCCAGCGCGGCCGACCCCGCCGCCTTCATCAGGGTGGAGGAGGCCTACAGGGTCGTGCTCAACGACGTGGCAGCCAAGCAGAAACCCGGCGAGGACAGCGAAGAGGAGGAAGACCAGTTCAAATGCAagtccctgcagcacaggcactACTTGAGTTTTGAAGGCGTCGGCATCGGGACGCCGAGCCAGAGGGAGAAGCAGTACATGCAGTTCCGAGTGGACCGCGCCACGGAGCAGGTGCTGGAGTACCGGCAGCACAGGCTCGGGAGCAGCTACGCTGAGACTGACCTGATGAGAGCCAGAGATGTGAGGGAGAGCAAGAAGGTGAAAATAACTCAAGCGGTGGAACGGTTGGTGGAGGACCTCATCCAGGAATCCATGGCCAAAGGAGACTTCGACAACCTCAGGGGCAAAGGAAAACCTCTGCAGAAATTCTCGGACTGTCCCCACATCGACCCCATGACCCACAACCTCAACAGGATCCTGATCGACAACGGGTACCAGCCCGAGTGGAtcctgctgcagaaggagaTCCGGGAGACCATCGAGCGGCTGAGGAAGAGCGTGGTGGCCTCGAGGAGGAAGCTGGGAGAGCCCATGACGCCGCTGGAGCAGAAGCAGTGGAGTCGGGTCTGCGAGCAGTTCGTGGAAGACATCAGGAAACTAAACAAGAGAGTCGACAACTTCAACCTGGTCGTTCCCATTCTGAGCAGGCAGATGGTGCATTTCAGCCCAGAGAAGGAAATTGTTCGAGCACAAAACACTTACGAGGCTCTGGTGGAAAAGGCTTCTCATCCAGACACGAAGGAGAGCCAAGGGGAAGATGGTAAAAGGTTTGGGTGGAAGTCTTCTCTGTTTAAGTGGTTAAACtttacactgaaataa
- the LOC116781972 gene encoding CREB-binding protein-like: MERNESRKMEMDKPPLPALPGQPRKQQLPPLAALPLVPPQPQPPLPPLSKLPQLPALAQVPQLPRLAPLPQRPPLPPVPREPPVPALPCPESPRDTGSRGTELGSAGAQEAPARPALAAGASWEPPPLPAAPSAAPASQSSLPGTAPLQHQPGTELSLVSDTQLLQELHRRGLLRAATDLSLVSDTELLQELHRRLLLRAGTTEAPPLLGGTTSQGQSQQEEDKELCQETGGLGKQVSQGEDVQLEGDSNVQELSQLEEDIGEPLSPQEEDILKPLSPREEDILKPLSPAEENTVPCGPTDSSQLEHHGTGKEPDVESQLQLPQRRPRSGLFGGMKRIRNWFREPRDEAAEREYQRRQEYVEMWLEAHLSCNYNINEKRRRRGEELARQKAEQREREYREKYEGRDDWIEDYLLRSPYCPLPRKPEQERDRPQELAQGEQSKSQGLAQEKADQEERPCQGPGENDQAKELSQGQDNRVQGLSQGHDDKPLGLSSEDDPLEGPSSLCIPSKTQRPLSSKQSKADTSPSTSEEQTPAGSRSSSQGSQVLQDTVQPLIHDILSKAVLEVETSSSITKLCGTQLRNSSSTF, encoded by the exons atggagaggaacGAGAGCAGGAAGATGGAGATGGATAAGCCAccgctgccagcactgccagggcagccAAGGAAGCAACAACTGCCACCgctggcagcactgccactgGTTCCACCGCAGCCACAGCCGCCGCTGCCACCACTGTCCAAGCTAccacagctgccagcactggcacaggtgcCTCAACTGCCACGACTGGCACCACTGCCCCAGCGGCCACCGCTGCCACCGGTGCCACGGGAGCCCCCAGTGCCAGCGCTGCCCTGCCCAgagagccccagggacaccGGGAGCcggggcacagagctgggcagcgCGGGGGCACAGGAggccccagcccggcccgcgCTCGCTGCCGGCGCCAGCTGggagcctcctcctctgccGGCAGCTCCCTCGGCCGCTCCTGCCAGCCAGAGCAGCCTCCCCGGCACGGCACCgctgcagcaccagcctggcACAGAGCTCAGCCTCGTGTCCGACacgcagctgctgcaggagctgcacaggaggGGCCTGCTCCGTGCTGCCACAGATCTCAGCCTCGTCTCGGACacggagctgctgcaggagctgcacaggaggCTCCTGCTCCGTGCTGGCACCACAGAGGCCCCACCGCTCCTGGGGGGCACTACAAGCCAAGGACAGTCCCAGCAGGAAGAGGACAAAGAGCTGTGCCAAGAGACAGGTGGCCTTGGCAAACAAGTGTCCCAAGGGGAAGATGTCCAGTTGGAAGGGGACTCCAATGTCCAAGAGCTCTCCCAACTAGAAGAGGACATTGGGGAACCACTGTCCCCACAGGAAGAGGacattttaaaaccactgtCCCCACGGGAAGAGGacatttta AAACCACTGTCcccagcagaagaaaacactgtCCCGTGTGGCCCCACTGACTCGTCACAGCTGGAGCACCACGGGACTGGGAAGGAGCCGGACGTCGAGtctcagctgcagctcccacagagGCGGCCCAGGAGTGGCCTGTTTGGAGGAATGAAAAGAATAAGGAACTGGTTCCGCGAGCCAAGAGACGAGGCAGCGGAACGGGAATACCAGAGGAGGCAGGAGTATGTGGAGATGTGGCTGGAAGCCCATTTGTCCTGCAATTACAACATCAACGAAAAGAGGAGGCGGAGGGGTGAAGAGCTGGCGCGACAGAAAGCCGAGCAAAGGGAACGGGAGTACAGGGAGAAGTACGAGGGCAGAGACGACTGGATTGAAGACTATTTGCTCCGCAGTCCTTACTGTCCGCTCCCCAGAAagccagagcaggagagggacaggcCCCAAGAGCTGGCCCAGGGGGAGCAGTCCAAGAGCCAAGGACTCGCCCAAGAGAAAGCTGACCAAGAGGAACGGCCGTGCCAAGGGCCAGGGGAGAATGACCAGGCCAAGGAGCTTTCCCAAGGGCAAGACAACAGAGTCCAGGGGCTGTCCCAAGGGCACGATGACAAACCCTTGGGCCTGAGCAGCGAGGACGACCCCCTGGAGGGGCCCAGCTCTCTCTGCATCCCGAGCAAGACCCAGCGGCCTCTGTCTTCCAAGCAATCAAAGGCAGACACTTCTCCATCCACCAGTGAGGAGCAGACCCCAGCAGGGTCCCGCAGCTCCTCACAGGGCAGCCAAGTTCTGCAGGACACAGTCCAGCCCCTCATCCACGACATCCTGAgcaaggctgtgctggaggtggaGACTTCTTCATCCATCA ccaaGCTCTGTGGGACACAGCTCAGAAATTCATCCAGCACGTTCTGA